ATCCGGCCCGCGTACATCACGGCCACCCGGTCGCACATCTTGGCCACGATGCCGAAGTCGTGGGTGATGAAGATCAGCGCCAGGCCCATCTCCTCCTGGAGGCCTTTGAGGAGCCGGAGATACTGGGCCTGGATCGTCACATCGAGCGAGGTGGTGGGCTCGTCGGCGATGAGGATGGCCGGGCGGCAGGCCAGGCTGATGGCGCCCACCACGCGCTGCCGCATCCCCCCGCTCATCTGGTGGGGGTAGGCGCGGAGGCGGAGCTCGGGCGACGGGATCTTCACCCTGCGCAGCATCTCCCGGGCCTGCTCCCACAGCGTCGGGCCTTCGAGGCCCTGGTGGATGCGCAGCGCCTCGGCGATCTGGGCGCCGACGCTGAAGACCGGGTTGAGGCTCTGCATCGGGTCCTGGAGGATCATGGAGATCTGGCGACCGCGGATGCGCCGCATCTCGCGCTCGCTCTTCTGGAGGAGGTCCTCACCCTGGAGGAGCACCTGCCCGCCCACAATGCGGCCGGCCGGGCGGGGCTGCAATCTCAAGATCGAGAGCGCGGTCATGCTCTTGCCGCACCCCGACTCCCCCACCAGCCCCAGCGTCTCGCTGGCCCCGAGCGTGAAGCTCACCCCGTCGACGGCCTTCACCACGCCCCAGCGGGTGAAGAACCAGGTGCGGAGATCCTTCACCTCGAGCAGGGGGTGATCCATGGCTCTGGACGGATTCGTCGCGCTCAGACCTGCCGCAGCTTGGGATCGAGCCGGTCCCTCAGCCAATCCCCCATGAGGTTGAGCGTGAGCACGGTCAGGAGAATCGCGAGGCCCGGGAAAAACGAGACCCACCACGCCGACACGATGAGGGCCCGGCCCGTCGCTACCATGAGGCCCCAGGCCGGGGTGGGCGGGGGGATGCCGACGCCGAGGAAGCTGAGCGTGCCCTCCAGCAGGATGACGTAGCCCACCTGGAGGGTGGCCAGCACGATCAGCGTGTTCACCACGTTGGGAAGAATGTGGCCGAACATGATCCGGAGGTGCGAGCAGCCGGCGATCCGGGCCTGGGCCACGAAGTCGCGCTCCTTCACGCTCAGCACCTCGCCCCGCACCTGGCGCGCGTAACGTGCCCACAGGAGGAAGGCCACGATCACGATGACCGTGCGGAAGCTCGGGCCGATGACCACCGCCAGGACCAGGCCCAGGAGGATGGTCGGCAGCGAGAACGCGATGTCGACGGCCCGCATGATGAGGGCGTCCGTCCAGCCGCCGAAGTAGCCGGCCACCAGGCCCAGCACGGTGCCCGCGATTCCGCCGATGAAGATCGCCACCAGGGAGACGGAGAGCGAGACGCGGGCGCCGAAGATCAGCCGGCTCAGGATGTCGCGGCCGAGGGGATCGGTCCCCAGGGGGTATTCCCAGGAGCCGCCCGTCAGCCAGGCCGGCGGCTTGAGCTTCTGGAAGAGACGACCCTCCAGCGGGTCGTGGGGCGCCAGCCAGGGAGCCAGGAGCGCCGGCAGGACCAGGATGACGAAGAGAATCGCCAGGAAGACGACCATGGGCGCTCGCCGGCCCCCGACCCGCCGCCTCGGCGCCGCCTGCGCCCCCACCCGGACCGCCGTGACCGCCACCCCGTCCCTCGCTAGCTCAGTCGGAGGGGGCCTCAACGGCCCCCTCCGAGGCCTCCCCCAGGAAGCGGTTGCGCCGGCGGAGCCGGCTCTCGAAACGGCGAACAGTGG
This Candidatus Methylomirabilota bacterium DNA region includes the following protein-coding sequences:
- a CDS encoding ABC transporter ATP-binding protein, whose product is MDHPLLEVKDLRTWFFTRWGVVKAVDGVSFTLGASETLGLVGESGCGKSMTALSILRLQPRPAGRIVGGQVLLQGEDLLQKSEREMRRIRGRQISMILQDPMQSLNPVFSVGAQIAEALRIHQGLEGPTLWEQAREMLRRVKIPSPELRLRAYPHQMSGGMRQRVVGAISLACRPAILIADEPTTSLDVTIQAQYLRLLKGLQEEMGLALIFITHDFGIVAKMCDRVAVMYAGRIVESAEVRELFNHPRHPYTVALLNSVPRLETKIERLSSIEGQPPLLYDLPPGCPFAPRCPHARDRCRDEYPPEVAVKDGHRVSCWMPAEGWDG
- a CDS encoding ABC transporter permease codes for the protein MAVTAVRVGAQAAPRRRVGGRRAPMVVFLAILFVILVLPALLAPWLAPHDPLEGRLFQKLKPPAWLTGGSWEYPLGTDPLGRDILSRLIFGARVSLSVSLVAIFIGGIAGTVLGLVAGYFGGWTDALIMRAVDIAFSLPTILLGLVLAVVIGPSFRTVIVIVAFLLWARYARQVRGEVLSVKERDFVAQARIAGCSHLRIMFGHILPNVVNTLIVLATLQVGYVILLEGTLSFLGVGIPPPTPAWGLMVATGRALIVSAWWVSFFPGLAILLTVLTLNLMGDWLRDRLDPKLRQV